A DNA window from Malus domestica chromosome 12, GDT2T_hap1 contains the following coding sequences:
- the LOC103449594 gene encoding uncharacterized protein, with protein sequence MDNSIGAGFVAVFAVSGSVVLLAHQVHKRLLSDFMKNIESELGGFLSPHKRSASGGSEKVQTKKSVRFAEDVVEPSSNNKEFRKRRCSNTSKQAKEGYGNYKMEDNTMPLNRQALYKGIIEFKAYKGTHAY encoded by the exons atggataaCTCTATTGGTGCAGGGTTCGTGGCTGTTTTTGCTGTATCTGGAAGCGTGGTTCTTCTTGCCCACCAAGTCCACAAACGCCTTCTCTCTGATTTTATGAAGAATATTGAATCTGAATTAGGTGGTTTCCTCTCTCCCCACAAAAGATCGGCTTCTG GAGGATCTGAGAAAGTGCAAACCAAGAAGAGTGTTAGATTTGCAGAGGATGTTGTGGAACCATCATCAAACAACAAAGAGTTCCGCAAGAGGAGATGCAGTAATACTTCAAAGCAGGCCAAAGAGGGTTACGGGAATTATAAAATGGAGGACAACACCATGCCGCTCAACAGGCAAGCTCTTTACAAAGGGATCATTGAATTTAAGGCCTACAAGGGCACGCATGCATATTAA
- the LOC103430254 gene encoding sucrose-phosphatase 2-like (The RefSeq protein has 1 substitution compared to this genomic sequence), translated as MDRLEAPARLMIVSDLDHTMVDHHDTENLSLLRFNSLWEANYCHDSLLVFSTGRSPTLYKELRKEKPMLTPDITIMSVGTEITYGNAMVPDDGWVEVLNQKWDRNIVKEEASKYSELKLQAETEQRPHKVSFYVEKAKAQAVTKALSEVFEKRGLDVKIIYSGGMDLDILPQGAGKGQALAYLLKKFKSEGSSPVNTLVCGDSGNDAELFSIPEVYGVMVSNAQEELLQWHAENAKGNTRIIHATERCAAGIIQAIGHFKLGPSLPPRDIADFSDFKLENPNPGHELVKFFLFYEKWRRAEVENSEIYLASLKADCSPSGTFVHPSGVEHSLSDSINALRNCYGDKQGKQFRVWVDGVLATHVGSNTWLVKFDKWELSGEERYAIKGTAVISSKGSGVSDGFTWIRVHQTWYKGYEAKDDSTWFF; from the exons ATGGATCGGCTCGAAGCTCCTGCCCGGCTAATGATAGTTTCAGATCTTGATCATACAATG GTTGATCATCACGACACTGAGAACCTTTCCCTGCTTAGATTTAATTCTTTGTGGGAGGCGAATTACCGTCACGATTCTCTGCTGGTTTTTTCGACTGGAAGGTCACCGACATTGTACAAAGAACTGAGGAAAGAGAAACCCATGTTAACACCAGATATAACAATAATGTCCGTGGGGACTGAGATAACATATGGTAACGCAATGGTTCCTGATGATGGCTGGGTTGAGGTTCTGAATCAAAAATGGGATAGGAACATAGTCAAAGAGGAAGCCAGCAAATATTCTGAACTTAAACTTCAG GCAGAAACAGAGCAACGGCCGCACAAGGTTAGCTTTTATGTCGAGAAAGCCAAGGCTCAGGCAGTGACAAAGGCTCTTTCAGAAGTTTTTGAAAAGCGTGGG CTGGATGTGAAGATAATCTACAGTGGAGGAATGGATTTGGATATATTACCACAAGGTGCTGGCAAAGGACAAGCTCTTGCATATTTGCTTAAGAAATTTAAGAGCGAGGGAAGTTCACCCGTCAACACTCTTGTTTGTGGTGACTCTGGAAATGATGCTGAGCTTTTTAGCATCCCAGAAGTTTATGGTGTCATG GTTAGCAATGCCCAAGAAGAATTGCTGCAGTGGCATGCTGAAAATGCTAAGGGTAACACAAGGATTATTCATGCAACAGAGAGATGTGCAGCTGGAATCATACAAGCCATTGGCCACTTCAAGCTAGGTCCAAGTTTGCCCCCAAGAGATATTGCAGATTTTTCTGACTTTAAGCTGGAGAATCCAAATCCTGGTCATGAACTAGTAAAATTTTTCTTGTTCTATGAGAAATGGAGACGCGCAGAAGTAGAGAATTCAGAGATCTATTTGGCGAGTCTGAAAGCGGATTGC TCTCCATCTGGTACATTTGTCCATCCTTCTGGAGTTGAGCACTCTCTTTCCGACAGCATAAATGCTCTGAGAAACTGTTACGGAGACAAACAGGGAAAACAATTTCGGGTTTGGGTGGATGGTGTATTAGCAACACATGTTGGTTCAAACACATGGCTAGTGAAGTTCGATAAGTGGGAATTATCCG GTGAAGAACGTTATGCAATAAAGGGAACAGCTGTTATAAGTTCAAAG GGTTCTGGTGTTTCAGATGGTTTCACTTGGATTCGAGTGCACCAAACGTGGTACAAAGGATACGAAGCAAAAGATGATTCAACGTGGTTCTTCTAA
- the LOC103430254 gene encoding sucrose-phosphatase 2-like isoform X1, translating to MDRLEAPARLMIVSDLDHTMVDHHDTENLSLLRFNSLWEANYRHDSLLVFSTGRSPTLYKELRKEKPMLTPDITIMSVGTEITYGNAMVPDDGWVEVLNQKWDRNIVKEEASKYSELKLQAETEQRPHKVSFYVEKAKAQAVTKALSEVFEKRGLDVKIIYSGGMDLDILPQGAGKGQALAYLLKKFKSEGSSPVNTLVCGDSGNDAELFSIPEVYGVMVSNAQEELLQWHAENAKGNTRIIHATERCAAGIIQAIGHFKLGPSLPPRDIADFSDFKLENPNPGHELVKFFLFYEKWRRAEVENSEIYLASLKADCSPSGTFVHPSGVEHSLSDSINALRNCYGDKQGKQFRVWVDGVLATHVGSNTWLVKFDKWELSGEERYAIKGTAVISSKGSGVSDGFTWIRVHQTWYKGYEAKDDSTWFF from the exons ATGGATCGGCTCGAAGCTCCTGCCCGGCTAATGATAGTTTCAGATCTTGATCATACAATG GTTGATCATCACGACACTGAGAACCTTTCCCTGCTTAGATTTAATTCTTTGTGGGAGGCGAATTACCGTCACGATTCTCTGCTGGTTTTTTCGACTGGAAGGTCACCGACATTGTACAAAGAACTGAGGAAAGAGAAACCCATGTTAACACCAGATATAACAATAATGTCCGTGGGGACTGAGATAACATATGGTAACGCAATGGTTCCTGATGATGGCTGGGTTGAGGTTCTGAATCAAAAATGGGATAGGAACATAGTCAAAGAGGAAGCCAGCAAATATTCTGAACTTAAACTTCAG GCAGAAACAGAGCAACGGCCGCACAAGGTTAGCTTTTATGTCGAGAAAGCCAAGGCTCAGGCAGTGACAAAGGCTCTTTCAGAAGTTTTTGAAAAGCGTGGG CTGGATGTGAAGATAATCTACAGTGGAGGAATGGATTTGGATATATTACCACAAGGTGCTGGCAAAGGACAAGCTCTTGCATATTTGCTTAAGAAATTTAAGAGCGAGGGAAGTTCACCCGTCAACACTCTTGTTTGTGGTGACTCTGGAAATGATGCTGAGCTTTTTAGCATCCCAGAAGTTTATGGTGTCATG GTTAGCAATGCCCAAGAAGAATTGCTGCAGTGGCATGCTGAAAATGCTAAGGGTAACACAAGGATTATTCATGCAACAGAGAGATGTGCAGCTGGAATCATACAAGCCATTGGCCACTTCAAGCTAGGTCCAAGTTTGCCCCCAAGAGATATTGCAGATTTTTCTGACTTTAAGCTGGAGAATCCAAATCCTGGTCATGAACTAGTAAAATTTTTCTTGTTCTATGAGAAATGGAGACGCGCAGAAGTAGAGAATTCAGAGATCTATTTGGCGAGTCTGAAAGCGGATTGC TCTCCATCTGGTACATTTGTCCATCCTTCTGGAGTTGAGCACTCTCTTTCCGACAGCATAAATGCTCTGAGAAACTGTTACGGAGACAAACAGGGAAAACAATTTCGGGTTTGGGTGGATGGTGTATTAGCAACACATGTTGGTTCAAACACATGGCTAGTGAAGTTCGATAAGTGGGAATTATCCG GTGAAGAACGTTATGCAATAAAGGGAACAGCTGTTATAAGTTCAAAG GGTTCTGGTGTTTCAGATGGTTTCACTTGGATTCGAGTGCACCAAACGTGGTACAAAGGATACGAAGCAAAAGATGATTCAACGTGGTTCTTCTAA